One stretch of Roseimicrobium sp. ORNL1 DNA includes these proteins:
- a CDS encoding right-handed parallel beta-helix repeat-containing protein yields MHRVSAALIFTIALTCAPFITQAHEIHVSPDGPIKSLMEARDAIRAWRSGEGKDKAEPIRVTIADGTYTITEPLAFETQDTGTSTSPITYEAAPGAKPILSGGRRITGWKKEPDGLWSAEIPEVKSGQWYFQELWINGRRATRARTPNKRYLHASKPALESRAGAPPMKAPENTAFYAMSEDLKAIDPLSPKEREDVEVIVFQTWQIARHRVAYLEAPAGYVQFTAPSRWPFLVYEAGQRYILENFRGALDEPGEWYLSRDDGKLLYKPLPDEDMSKVEAIAPVAEHLLVVKGEPANGKLVKHIAFKGIRFHHTGYHIPKEGHIDSQADSKIPAAVMLDGASHISFDRCEIAHTGTYAIWFRNGCTDSSITHSHLYDMGAGGVRIGEGSVDSNPAGRTHHITVDNSIIQNGGRYFMGSVGVFIQQSSDNVITHNDIGDFFYTGVSVGWVWGYGESLSHHNKIDFNHIHHLGYGVLSDMGGFYGLGPASGTSVSNNHVHDVQGYRYGGWGLYTDEGSSGVLMENNLVHNTRHATFHQHYGRDNVIRNNIFAFGNEAQIQRSRTEDHLSFTYANNIVLFDSGILFYGQWNKPKVRMESNLYWDLRKQPIDFAGSDFAGWQKQGFDRGSRVADPLFVNAKGGDYRLKPDSPALAMGFKPFDYTKAGVYDADASDGWRALAAVRTYPEVELEPVPLFSYEDDFEGTPIGKPLWNARLDVHNKGDSIAVTDEKAKSGKRSVKVQDAPGLPNPWTPHFNFDCNHKSGTSRVSFDLWMEPGAKFNHEWRNKLAKYEVGPSIDVQDGALFSRKKELMKLPVEQWVHFELSAPLGEASKGAWTLKVTLPDGSAKVFEELPNGSKMWDTLEWLVFVSNATEKKAFYLDNLVIKNAVP; encoded by the coding sequence ATGCATCGCGTTTCCGCTGCTCTCATTTTCACCATCGCGCTCACCTGCGCGCCTTTCATCACGCAGGCTCACGAGATCCATGTCTCACCTGATGGCCCCATCAAATCCCTGATGGAAGCCCGCGACGCCATTCGCGCCTGGCGCTCTGGGGAAGGCAAGGACAAGGCGGAGCCCATCCGCGTCACCATCGCCGACGGCACCTACACCATTACCGAACCTCTCGCCTTTGAGACGCAGGATACCGGCACCAGCACTTCACCCATCACGTACGAAGCTGCTCCCGGAGCAAAGCCCATCCTCAGTGGCGGACGCCGCATCACGGGTTGGAAAAAGGAGCCGGACGGTCTCTGGTCTGCGGAAATTCCCGAAGTGAAATCCGGTCAGTGGTACTTCCAGGAACTTTGGATCAACGGCCGCCGCGCTACTCGTGCGCGCACGCCAAACAAGCGCTACTTGCACGCCTCCAAGCCAGCGCTGGAGTCACGCGCCGGAGCCCCACCCATGAAGGCGCCGGAGAACACCGCCTTCTACGCGATGAGCGAGGACCTCAAGGCGATTGACCCCTTGTCACCCAAAGAACGCGAAGACGTGGAAGTCATCGTTTTCCAGACATGGCAGATTGCGCGCCATCGTGTGGCGTACCTCGAAGCGCCTGCAGGCTATGTGCAGTTCACCGCCCCCTCGCGCTGGCCTTTCCTCGTGTATGAAGCGGGACAGCGCTACATCCTGGAAAACTTCCGCGGCGCATTGGATGAGCCCGGCGAGTGGTACCTCTCACGCGACGACGGCAAGCTGCTCTACAAACCCCTGCCTGATGAGGACATGAGCAAAGTGGAAGCTATCGCGCCCGTTGCCGAGCACTTGCTGGTGGTGAAGGGTGAGCCTGCGAATGGGAAGCTCGTGAAGCACATCGCCTTCAAAGGAATCCGCTTTCACCACACCGGTTACCACATCCCCAAGGAGGGCCACATCGACAGCCAGGCGGACTCGAAGATTCCCGCCGCTGTGATGCTAGATGGTGCGTCGCACATCTCCTTCGACCGCTGCGAAATTGCGCACACCGGCACCTATGCCATCTGGTTCCGCAACGGCTGCACGGACAGCAGCATCACCCACAGCCACCTGTATGACATGGGCGCCGGTGGGGTGCGTATCGGTGAGGGGAGTGTGGACTCGAATCCCGCGGGCCGTACGCATCACATCACCGTGGACAACAGCATCATCCAAAACGGTGGCCGCTACTTCATGGGCAGCGTAGGGGTGTTCATCCAGCAGAGCAGTGACAACGTGATCACGCACAATGACATCGGCGACTTCTTCTACACCGGCGTGTCCGTGGGCTGGGTGTGGGGGTATGGAGAGAGTCTCTCGCACCACAACAAGATCGACTTCAATCACATCCACCACCTCGGGTATGGCGTGCTGAGCGACATGGGCGGGTTTTATGGTCTAGGGCCTGCCTCCGGCACCTCCGTCTCGAACAACCATGTGCATGATGTGCAGGGCTATCGCTACGGGGGTTGGGGTCTGTACACGGATGAAGGCAGCAGCGGCGTGCTGATGGAAAACAACCTGGTGCACAACACCCGGCACGCCACCTTCCACCAGCACTATGGGAGGGACAATGTGATCCGGAACAACATCTTCGCCTTTGGCAATGAGGCGCAGATCCAGCGCTCACGTACCGAGGACCATCTCAGCTTTACGTACGCGAACAACATCGTGCTCTTCGACAGCGGCATCCTCTTCTACGGCCAGTGGAACAAACCCAAGGTGCGCATGGAGAGCAACCTGTATTGGGACCTTCGCAAGCAGCCCATCGATTTCGCAGGCAGTGACTTTGCCGGCTGGCAGAAGCAGGGCTTTGATCGCGGCTCGCGCGTGGCGGATCCGCTGTTCGTGAATGCGAAGGGTGGAGACTACCGTCTCAAGCCGGATTCGCCCGCGCTGGCCATGGGATTCAAGCCCTTCGATTACACCAAAGCCGGAGTGTATGACGCGGATGCCTCGGATGGCTGGCGTGCTCTTGCCGCCGTGCGTACGTATCCTGAGGTGGAGCTGGAGCCTGTGCCGCTCTTCAGCTACGAAGATGACTTCGAGGGCACGCCCATTGGCAAGCCTCTGTGGAACGCCCGCCTCGACGTGCACAACAAGGGCGACAGCATCGCGGTCACCGATGAGAAGGCAAAGAGCGGGAAGCGCAGCGTGAAGGTACAGGACGCACCGGGCCTGCCCAATCCGTGGACACCGCACTTCAATTTTGACTGCAATCACAAGTCGGGCACCAGCCGAGTGTCGTTTGATTTGTGGATGGAGCCGGGAGCGAAGTTCAACCACGAATGGCGGAACAAGCTCGCGAAGTATGAAGTGGGCCCGTCCATCGACGTGCAGGATGGTGCGCTCTTCAGCCGGAAGAAGGAACTCATGAAGCTGCCGGTGGAGCAGTGGGTGCATTTCGAACTGAGCGCGCCGCTTGGGGAAGCCTCGAAAGGCGCCTGGACTCTGAAGGTCACGCTGCCTGATGGAAGCGCGAAGGTCTTCGAGGAATTGCCGAATGGCAGCAAGATGTGGGACACGCTGGAGTGGCTCGTCTTTGTCAGCAATGCCACCGAGAAGAAGGCCTTCTATCTGGACAATCTGGTGATCAAAAATGCTGTGCCATAA
- a CDS encoding rhomboid family intramembrane serine protease, which produces MNSFLNSLENRFGRFAIPGLVAILAIIQAAVWVMVLFFPGFVDILVLHRALVDQGEVWRLITWIFIPNSFSVLWLLFGVMLMLTFSSVLDHAWGAFKVNLYVFSGILFIILGHWFFGSVPTGLFLYGSIFLAFCVIVPDYEISLYLIMPIKVKYLGLITGGISLLTFIGQPDSRSSIFFAHLNFLLAFTPGFIRMLKQRGTVVQRRARFDSAKAPQGTFFHKCANCGKTDLDDPKLEFRVTSDGEEYCTICRPRKSLVETTSSK; this is translated from the coding sequence ATGAATTCCTTCTTGAACTCCCTGGAAAACCGCTTCGGCCGCTTTGCCATCCCCGGTCTGGTGGCAATTCTGGCGATCATCCAGGCGGCTGTGTGGGTGATGGTGCTTTTTTTCCCGGGATTCGTGGACATCCTGGTGCTTCATCGCGCACTGGTGGACCAGGGTGAGGTATGGCGGCTCATTACCTGGATTTTCATCCCCAACTCCTTCAGCGTCCTCTGGCTGCTTTTTGGGGTCATGCTCATGCTGACGTTCAGTTCCGTTCTTGACCATGCCTGGGGAGCTTTCAAGGTGAACCTCTATGTTTTCAGCGGCATCCTTTTCATCATTCTAGGCCACTGGTTTTTTGGCTCCGTCCCCACGGGGCTTTTTCTTTACGGGAGCATCTTTCTCGCTTTCTGCGTGATCGTTCCGGACTATGAGATCAGCTTGTATCTCATCATGCCCATCAAGGTGAAATACCTCGGCTTGATTACGGGCGGCATTTCTCTGCTGACATTCATCGGACAGCCAGACAGCCGATCCTCCATCTTTTTTGCCCATCTCAATTTCCTCCTCGCCTTCACCCCCGGCTTCATCCGCATGCTGAAGCAGCGCGGTACGGTCGTGCAACGTCGCGCGCGCTTCGACTCAGCCAAGGCGCCTCAAGGCACCTTCTTCCACAAGTGCGCCAACTGCGGCAAGACGGACCTCGATGACCCCAAACTCGAATTCCGCGTGACCTCAGATGGCGAGGAGTACTGCACCATCTGCCGGCCGCGGAAGAGCTTGGTGGAAACGACCAGCTCGAAGTAG
- the gcvT gene encoding glycine cleavage system aminomethyltransferase GcvT, translating to MSDSSTLQRSPLHEAHVAMGARMVPFAGWEMPVQYTGIVEEHKAVRERVGIFDISHMGQFLFEGPGAEAFLNRAFTNNVSTLQPGQGQYTLMLNAQGGVIDDLIVYRLSEREYFVVVNASMIAEDEAHLRSLNWGDDVEFANISAVTGGVAVQGPKSREVFAKVFGPDAHFPERNTIALSVTEEGILYLCGTGYTGEEGFEFFAPAVTFRGWFENLVGAAREVGGQACGLGSRDSLRLEMGYPLNGNDLAPDKTPLEAGLGFFVDLTKETFTGQDVLLEQKAQGLRTKLTGFRMTSAGPPPRPHYTVWSEGAQVGEVCSGGLGPSLGQGIGMAYLPANLSKPGTAIEIEIRGKRYSAETVKKPFYRPEKQS from the coding sequence GTGTCTGATTCCTCGACCTTGCAACGTAGTCCGCTCCACGAAGCTCATGTAGCGATGGGAGCGCGGATGGTGCCCTTTGCGGGCTGGGAAATGCCGGTGCAATACACTGGAATCGTGGAGGAACACAAGGCGGTGCGAGAGCGCGTGGGTATCTTTGACATTTCGCACATGGGCCAGTTTCTCTTTGAAGGTCCGGGAGCCGAGGCCTTCCTGAACCGCGCCTTCACCAACAATGTCAGCACACTGCAGCCCGGTCAGGGGCAGTACACCCTCATGCTGAACGCCCAAGGCGGCGTGATTGATGACCTCATCGTCTACCGGTTGAGCGAGCGGGAGTATTTCGTGGTGGTGAATGCCTCCATGATTGCAGAGGATGAAGCCCACCTCCGCTCCCTCAATTGGGGCGATGACGTGGAATTTGCCAATATCAGTGCCGTGACAGGCGGCGTAGCCGTGCAGGGGCCCAAAAGTCGCGAAGTGTTCGCGAAAGTCTTCGGACCGGACGCGCATTTTCCCGAGCGCAACACCATTGCCCTGAGCGTGACGGAGGAGGGAATTTTGTACCTCTGTGGTACTGGGTACACCGGTGAGGAGGGCTTTGAGTTCTTCGCACCAGCCGTCACCTTCCGTGGGTGGTTCGAGAATCTGGTGGGCGCTGCCCGCGAAGTGGGCGGCCAGGCATGTGGCCTGGGCTCGCGGGACTCGCTACGACTGGAGATGGGCTACCCGCTCAATGGCAATGACCTTGCGCCGGACAAGACGCCACTGGAGGCAGGCCTGGGTTTCTTTGTGGATCTCACCAAGGAGACTTTCACCGGCCAGGATGTGCTGCTGGAGCAAAAGGCTCAGGGCTTGCGCACGAAGCTCACCGGATTCCGCATGACCTCCGCCGGTCCACCTCCGCGACCACACTACACCGTGTGGAGCGAGGGTGCCCAGGTCGGCGAGGTGTGCAGTGGAGGGCTGGGCCCTTCGCTGGGGCAGGGGATTGGCATGGCCTACCTCCCAGCAAACCTGAGCAAGCCCGGCACCGCGATCGAAATCGAAATCCGCGGCAAGCGTTACTCCGCCGAAACGGTGAAGAAGCCCTTCTACCGTCCGGAAAAGCAATCCTGA
- the gcvH gene encoding glycine cleavage system protein GcvH: MSQVPDNLRYRESHEWIDPATGTVGITDHAQAELSDVVYVELPKVGAQVKAGDQVAVVESVKAASDIYTPVDGEIVEVNSALPDNPALLNSEPYKGGWIFKLKVANPGCTDTLMDAAAYQQHIA, from the coding sequence ATGAGCCAAGTTCCTGACAACCTTCGTTACCGCGAATCGCACGAGTGGATCGATCCTGCCACCGGCACAGTGGGCATCACCGACCACGCGCAGGCTGAACTCTCCGACGTGGTGTATGTGGAACTGCCCAAGGTGGGCGCCCAGGTGAAGGCCGGCGATCAGGTGGCCGTGGTGGAGTCTGTGAAGGCTGCCAGTGACATCTACACGCCGGTGGATGGCGAGATCGTCGAAGTGAACTCTGCCCTGCCGGACAATCCCGCGCTGCTGAACTCCGAGCCGTACAAGGGAGGCTGGATCTTCAAGCTGAAGGTCGCTAACCCCGGCTGCACAGATACTCTCATGGATGCTGCGGCTTATCAGCAGCACATCGCGTAA